From Phycisphaerae bacterium:
CGGATGGCCCGCACGTTCGTGGCGTACTTGATCCGGCTGGTCCCGGTCAAATCCGCCCCGGCGTAGGTGCACCAGTTGCACACAAACGCGGTGATCTTGGGTTCGAACTCACTCACTGTCGGACGCTCCTAGAGGGCCATCACTTCCGCGAAAACCTGGTCGTTGGTGTAACCCTGCAGGTCGATGGACTTCGACCGGCACAGGGCCACGCATGTGCCGCAGCCTTGGCAGACGCCGGCGTTGATCTTGGCCACCGTCTTGATCAGCTGACCGTCGCGTCCACGGATCTCCTCCCGCTCGATGGCCTTGTACGGACAGGCCGACTCACACAGGAAGCAGCCCACGCAGGTCGAGAAAAGCGGCGGCACAGAACGATTGACCACCGCGATGATCGGCTCGCGCAACAGCTCCGACTGCGAGAAGAGACCGGCGACCTTCGCCGCCGCGGCCGAGGCCTGGGCCACGCTCTCGGGAATGTCCTTGGGGGCTTGGCAGGCGCCGGCCACCATGATCCCTGCCGTGTTCGTCTCCACCGGCTTGAGCTTCGGGTGAGCTTCCGAAAGGAAGTAGTAGGGGTCGTAGCTGACCTTGAGCGTCTGGGCAAGCTGCTCGGCCCCGGGACTGGCAACCATGGCGCTGGCCAGCACAACCATGTCCGCCTTGATCTCGAGCGGTTTGCCGCCCAGCAGGGTGTCGGCCCCCTTGACGATCAGTTGACCGTCCTCCTCGTAGATCCGAGCGACGCGGCCGCGCACGTACTTGACCCCGTCTTCCTCGATCGCCCGGCGGACAAACTCCTCGTACATCTTGCCGCCCGCGCGGATGTCCATGTAGAAAACGTAGGCCTTCCCGCTGTGCACCTTGTGCTTGTACAACATCGCATGCTTGGCGGTGTACATGCAGCAGATCTTCGAGCAGTAGTCGATGCCCTTGGCGGGATCGCGCGAACCGGCACAGGCGATGAACACCACCGTCTCCGGCGTCTTGCCGTCCGACGGCCGTTTCATCACGCCCTGGGTGGGACCCGAGGCCGAGGCCAGACGCTCGAACTGCAGGCCGGTGATCACGTCTTTGTACTTGCCGTACCCGTATTCCGGGAAGAAGTCGGTGCCCTTGACCTCGTAGCCCGTGGCCGCCACGATCGCTCCGATGTCGTGCTCCACGATCTCATCCTGCTGATCGTAGCGGATGGCCTTGGTCGGACAGACCTTCTCGCAGATCTTGCACTTGCCCTTGAGGAAGAATGTGCAGCGCTCGCGGTCGATCACCGGCTTGTTGGGCACGGCCTGCGGGAAAGGTACGTAGATCGCACCCCGCAGTCCCAGCTGGGCGTTGAACTCGCTGGGAATCCGCTTGTTCGGACATTTCTGGGTGCAGAGCCCACAACCGGTGCAGAGCTTCTCGTCGACGCCGCGGGCCTTCTTCCGGATCCGCACCTTGAAGTTGCCGATGAAACCCTCCACCCTCTCCAGTTCGGAGTACGTGTACAGCGTGATGTTCGGGTGCCGGGCGGCCTCAACCATGCGCGGGGTCAGGATGCACTGCGAGCAGTCCAGCGTCGGAAAAGTCTCCGAAAGCTGGGCCATGTGCCCGCCAATCGAGGGCTCGCGCTCGACCATGACCACCTTGTGACCGGCGTTGGCAATGTCCAGAGCCGCCTGGATGCCGGCGATCCCACCACCCAGCACCAGGGCAGTCTTGGTCACCGGAACCTTGATCGGGTACAGCGGCCGGTTCCGCCTGACCTTCTCGGCCATGACCCGCACCAGGTCAATGGCCTTGTCCGTGGTCTCCGGCGTCCGCTCGTGAACCCAGGAGCAGTGCTCCCGGAGATTGGCCATCTCGCAGAGGAATGGGTTCAGCCCGGCCTCGGCGCACGCCCGGCGGAAGGTCGGCTCGTGCATGCGCGGAGAACAGGCGGCCACGACCACGCCAGTCAGCTTCTGGTCGCGAATCGCCTCCTTGATCATGTTCTGCCCGGGATCCGAACACATGTACTTGTAGTCGGTGCTCACCACTACCCCGGGGAGGTCGCCGCAGGACTTGGCCACGGCCGCACAGTCCACGGTCGCGCCGATGTTCTCACCACAGTGGCAAACGAAAACTCCGATTCGCGACATTAGTGTTCATCCTCCGTCGCACCCACCGGGGCCGCGGCCTCCCCATGCCCGGCACAGCAGCAACCCGCTTCCCGTGGCTCGGAAAAGACGACCGGCACGATGTGGCGATGCATCCCCAACGTCTGGTCATCCAGCCCCAGGGCCAGTCCAACCACCTGGCTGATGTACAGCACGGGAATGGAATACTGCCGGCCTTTGTGCTTCTCGATCGCTCCCCGCCGCAGGTCGAGATTCACATGGCACATCGGGCAGGCGACTACGATCGC
This genomic window contains:
- a CDS encoding CoB--CoM heterodisulfide reductase iron-sulfur subunit A family protein, producing MSRIGVFVCHCGENIGATVDCAAVAKSCGDLPGVVVSTDYKYMCSDPGQNMIKEAIRDQKLTGVVVAACSPRMHEPTFRRACAEAGLNPFLCEMANLREHCSWVHERTPETTDKAIDLVRVMAEKVRRNRPLYPIKVPVTKTALVLGGGIAGIQAALDIANAGHKVVMVEREPSIGGHMAQLSETFPTLDCSQCILTPRMVEAARHPNITLYTYSELERVEGFIGNFKVRIRKKARGVDEKLCTGCGLCTQKCPNKRIPSEFNAQLGLRGAIYVPFPQAVPNKPVIDRERCTFFLKGKCKICEKVCPTKAIRYDQQDEIVEHDIGAIVAATGYEVKGTDFFPEYGYGKYKDVITGLQFERLASASGPTQGVMKRPSDGKTPETVVFIACAGSRDPAKGIDYCSKICCMYTAKHAMLYKHKVHSGKAYVFYMDIRAGGKMYEEFVRRAIEEDGVKYVRGRVARIYEEDGQLIVKGADTLLGGKPLEIKADMVVLASAMVASPGAEQLAQTLKVSYDPYYFLSEAHPKLKPVETNTAGIMVAGACQAPKDIPESVAQASAAAAKVAGLFSQSELLREPIIAVVNRSVPPLFSTCVGCFLCESACPYKAIEREEIRGRDGQLIKTVAKINAGVCQGCGTCVALCRSKSIDLQGYTNDQVFAEVMAL